TCGTCATCGGCGGCGGGCTTCTGGGCCTTGAAGCGGCCGTGGGCCTGCAATCGCGCGGCATGGATGTCACGGTTTTGCATCTGGCAGGCCATGTCATGGAACGCCAGCTTGACCCGTCGGCGGGTTATCTTCTGGCACAAGAACTGGAACGTCGCGGCATCACGGTGATTACCGAGGCCGATACCGCCGAAATCGTTGGCAGTGAACATGTTACCGGCGTTCGCCTTAAAGACGGACGCATGATCCCGGCTGATCTGGTGGTTATGGCTGTTGGCATTCGCCCAAATGGGCGCCTTGCCGCAGACGCGGGTGTTGCAGTCGAACGCGGAATCGTTGTTGACGATGTCATGACCACCAGTGATCCGGCGATCTTTGCCGTTGGCGAATGCGTTCAGCATCGCGGTCAATGTTATGGCCTGGTTGCCCCGCTGTTTGAAATGGCCAAATCACTGGCCGATCACATGGCCGAAATCGAAACCGATGGCTATACCGGTTCGGTGACTTCGACCAAGCTTAAGGTGACAGGCGTCGATGTTTTTTCCGCAGGTGATTTTTCCGGCGGCGGCGAGACAGAGGAAATCGTTTTTCGCGATGCCGGTCGCGGCGTTTACAAGCGTATCGTGCTTGAAGACGGCAAGATCAAGGGTGCGGTCCTGTATGGCGACACATCCGATGGCGGCTGGTATTTCCAGCTGATGAAAGACGGCGAAGACGTCACTGAACTGCGTGACACACTTGCCTTTGGTCAGGCATTTGCGGGGGGATCTGCCGGAAACCCTCTTGATGCCGTTGCAGCCCTGCCAGACGATGCAGAGATCTGTGGCTGTAACGGCGTTTGCAAAGGATCGATCGTTGCCGCCATCAGTGAAAAGAGCCTGACCACCCTTGATGAGGTCAAAGGCCACACCAAGGCATCGGCATCCTGCGGGTCATGCTCTGGCCTTGTCGAAAACCTGTTGGCGGCAACCCTTGGCGGCGATTATCAGGCCGCGACGGTCAAGCCGATCTGCACCTGCACCGATCATGATCATGACAGCGTCCGTCGCCTGATCATCGCCAAAAACCTGAAATCCATGCCGGCTGTCATGCAGGAACTGGAATGGAAGTCATCTGATGGCTGTCATGTTTGCCGCCCGGCTTTGAACTATTACCTGCTGGCGGCATGGCCGGGTGAATATGTCGATCACGGTGCATCACGCTTTATCAACGAACGCGTTCACGCCAACATCCAGAAAGACGGCACCTATTCGGTTATTCCGCGCATGTGGGGTGGCTTGACCAACCCGCGTGAACTGCGTGCGATTGCCGATGTTGCCGACAAGTTCGAAATCCCCACCGTCAAGGTTACCGGCGGCCAGCGCATTGACCTTTTGGGGGTCAAAAAAGAAGACCTGCCGGCTGTCTGGGCCGATCTCAATGCGGCGGGCATGGTATCAGGCCATGCTTATGGCAAATCGCTTCGAACGGTCAAAAGCTGCGTCGGGCAGGAATGGTGTCGCTTTGGCACCCAGATGTCGATGGGCATGGCCGTCGAACTGGAAAAAATGACCTGGGGATCCTGGATGCCCCACAAGTTCAAAATGGCCGTATCGGGTTGCCCGCGTAACTGCGCTGAAGCAACCATCAAGGATTTCGGCGTTGTGGCCACCGATGGCGGCTGGGACCTGCATGTTGGTGGCAATGGCGGCATTCATGTCCGTGCGACCGATCTTCTGTGCAAGGTCACAACCGATGACGAGGTCAAGGAATATTGCGGCGCCTTCATTCAGCTTTACCGTGAAGAGGCCCGCTACCTTGAACGCACGGCCCCCTGGATCGAACGGGTTGGCATGAAACATGTTCAGGAACGGGTCGTCGATGATGAAGCCAACCGCAAGGCGCTGTTTGAACGCTTCATGATCAGTCAGAAAACAGCGCAGATTGATCCATGGGCAGAACGCGCATCCGAAGGCGTTGACGCGCACGAATTCACCCCCCTTTCGATGGTCGCAGCGGAGTAAGACAGATGAGCAACAATCTTACATGGGTAGTAGTCGGGCCCGCTGCCAACATCCCGCAGCAAGGGGCACGCACCCTGCAAACCGAAACGGATCGCATTGCGATTTTCAGAACTCTTGATGATCAGATCTTTGCATTGCTTGACCGCTGCCCGCACAAACAAGGGCCGCTGGCACAGGGCATCGTCCATGGTCATTTCGTGACCTGTCCGTTGCATAATATGGTGTTCTCGCTTGAAACCGGCGAGGCACAGGGACCCGATGACGGCTGTGCCGCCAAGGTGGAATGCCAGGTCATTGACGGGATTGTCCGTGTTGGCCTGACCGAACTGCAAGCTGGATTGCGCCATGCAGGATGAGGTCAAAACAACCTGCCCCTACTGCGGTGTTGGCTGTGGCCTGATCATTTCGCCAACCCGTGACGGATGGGCTGTGGGCGGCGATCCGGATCATCCGGCCAATTTCGGGCGGATATGTTCCAAGGGTGCCGCGCTGATCGATACCATCATGGCCGAGGAACAGCGCGATATTCGCCTGCTGGAACCGGAAGTCGATGGCAAGCAGGTCTCTTGGAATGATGCCATTGGCGAAACGGCAAAGCGCCTGCGCGATACCATCGACCAACATGGCCCGAAATCGGTGGCGTTTTATGTCTCGGGTCAACTTCTGACCGAGGATTACTATGTCGCCAACAAGCTGATCAAAGGCTTCATCGGATCGCCGCATATCGATACCAATTCCCGGCTGTGCATGGCATCAACCGTGGTCGGGCACAAACGGGCGTTTGGCGCGGACGTTGTGCCGGGCTGTTACGAGGATCTTGAAATCGCCGATCTGGTCATTCTGACCGGATCAAATCTGGCATGGTGTCACCCGGTGCTGAACCAGCGCCTGCGCACGGCCAAGGAAAAACACGGCACAAAGATCGTCGTGATTGATCCTAGGCGGACGGCAAGTTGCGATATTGCCGATCTGCACCTGCCGATCAAACCGGGCAGCGACGTTGCCCTGTTTAACGGGTTGCTGGCCTGGCTTGATCAAACTCGCAATACCGATCTTCGTTACGTGGCCCGTCATGTGACCGGCTACGAACACGCCGTGGCAGAAGCACGTGCTGACTGCCCCGATATCGAGACAACCGCAGAAAAATGCGGGCTCGACACCCATGAAAGCGCTGATGAACTCGGCTCGGGTCTGGGAAAACTGGAAACGTTCTTTAACTGGTTTGCGGCCTTTGAACGCACCGTCACCGTGTTCTCGCAAGGGGTAAACCAGTCATCAAGCGGATCGGACAAGGTCAACTCGATCCTGAATTGCCATCTGGCAACAGGGCGCGTCGGAAAGCCGGGTTCAAACCCGTTTTCCGTCACCGGCCAGCCCAATGCCATGGGCGGACGCGAAGTTGGCGGGCTTGCCAATCAATTGGCCGCCCACATGAACCCCAATGACCCGATTGATGTTGATCGCGTACGTCGGTTCTGGAAATCCGATGTTCTTGAACAGGGCGAAGGGTACAAGGCGGTTGATATGTTCCGCGCCATTGAGCGTGGGGAAATCAAGGCTGTATGGATCATGGCGACCAACCCTGCCGTCAGCCTTCCGGATGCCGATCGCGTCCGGCTTGCGCTATCACGTTGTCCGCTTGTGATTGTTTCGGACGTCGTGAACGATACCGATACATTGCGCCATGCTGATATCAAACTCCCCGCTGCCGGTTGGGCCGAAAAATCGGGCACGGTCACCAATTCCGAACGCCGCATTTCGCGCCAACGCCCCTTCCGAGAGGCCCTTGGCAATGCCAAGCCAGACTGGTGGATCATGTCCGAAGTCGCCAAGGCCATGGGCTTTGGCAAGGCGTTTAAATACAAGGACCCAAGCGACATCTTTGTCGAGCACGCCGCCCTGTCGGAATTCGAAAATGATGGCACACGTGCCTTTGATATCGGTGCATGGCACAAGGCCAGAAAATCGGTCTATGACAGTATGGAACCGTTTCAATGGCCGGCCTCGCGCAAATCTCAGCCTGCGAATGGCGCAACCCGTCTTTATGGCGACGGCATCTTCACCACTTCAAGTGGGCGCGCCAAGATGCTTGGCCTTACCCACAGCCGCCCGCAATCTCAAACCAGCCGGGAATATCCACTGATTGCCAATAGCGGCCGTTACCGCGATCAATGGCACACCATGACGCGTACAGGCACTGCCGCGCGCCTCAGCGCGCATCGCCCTGAACCGTTGCTTGAAATTCACCCAAAGGATGCTGTGCTTTACGGCCTTTCTGATGGCGGGATCGCCCGGATCAAAAGCCAGCATGGCACTGCATTGATGCGGGTGGCAATTACGGATGCACAGACACCAGGACAGGTTTTCGTTCCGATGCACTGGAACGATGTCTTTTCGGCCGCGGGTGGGATTGGTCGACTACAGCCCCCCAATGTTGACCCCCACTCCGGCCAACCCGAAAGCAAGCATATCCCGATTACCCTCGAGCCATTTAGCGCCAAATGGCAGGGATTGCTGTTTTCAAGCACACCGGTTGATCTTTCCAAACTGCCCTACTGGGTCGGTGCGACCGGACCGGGCAGCATGGTTTTCGAAATCGCCGGTGATGCCCCGATCCTGTTTAAATCCCTGTTGCCGATTACAGCAGGCAGGGACGTTGAGCAGATCATTGAATATTCCGACGCCAACAAGGGGGTCCATCGGTTTGCCCGCCTTGAGGGTGATCGGATTACCGGGGCGCTGTTTGTCGGCCCGGATCGTCCGGCACTTGGTCGTGACTGGGTTTCAAACCTGTTTGGTGCGAATGCCATCGCGCCGGTTGAACGCAACGCGCTTCTGGCCGGGCGGATGCCCGATGCCGGGGCGATCAATGATCGCCTGATTTGCTCATGCTTCTCGGTTGGTTTGGCCGCAATCAGCAAAGCCATTTCTAAACAGAATGCCGTGACGGCGATCGACATCGGCCGCCTGCTTCAGGCCGGAACAGGATGCGGATCCTGCGTGCCGGAGATAAAGGAGATTCTCGATGACGTATTACCGCGCGCCGCAGAATAGCACTCTCAACACCACGGCATCTCGGGCAAGCACCGATCAGCCGGACGAAAAATTCGCCTACTTCCCGGCATTTGTGAAAGTGCAGGGCAAGAAGGTTGTCGTACTTGGGGGCGGCGAAGTTGCCGCGGGCAAGCTCCGCCTTCTTTTGCGCAGTCACGCCGATATCACGGTCATTGCGCCTGAAGTGTGCGATGACGTTGCAAACATGCACAAAACCGGTCAGATCACTTGGGAACGCGCCCCGTTTGTCGATACCATGATTAATGGCGCGATCATGGTGTTTGACGCGACGGACAACCCCCATCTGACCAAGCGGGTCGAGGCGGCAACCAAACGACGCAACATCCTTCTGAATGTCGTCGACAAGACCGCGCAATGCGATTTCATTGTGCCCGCCATTCTGGATCGCGCGCCAATCATGATCACGATCTCGACAGGCGCCTGCGCCCCGGCACTGGCACGCATGTTACGGCAACGACTTGAAACCGTGTTCCCGGCAACCTTGTCAAACCTCGCCAAGATCGCCCGTGACGCCCGCGAGACAGTTGCCGCACATTTGAACGACAGCTTGTCTCGACAGCGCTTCTGGACCCGTTTTTTCCAAAACGCCTTGCGCACGGACAACACCGGCAAAGTCACCCCGGATGACCTCGCACATGAACTCCGCACCTTTGTCCCGCAAGGCAGCAGCGCAACCGTGCCGTCCGGCCAATCCTTGCAGGTCACGATCAGCGCCAATAACGCCTATGACATCCCGCACGGTGTTGCCGGCAACATCGAAACGGCAGATATCATTTTCCACGACAAAGATGTTGCACCCGACATCCTTGCCCTGGCCCGCCGGGATGCGACCCTTATCAGCATCAGTCCGTCTACCGACAAACACGGCGAAATACCCGACGCCGGATTGGCGATCAGCAAACAAATCCGGTTCTTCACCCAACAGGGCATGAACGTCCTGCGGCTTTG
Above is a window of Thalassospira sp. ER-Se-21-Dark DNA encoding:
- the nirB gene encoding nitrite reductase large subunit NirB encodes the protein MNHVTAALRTAKVRLVVIGNGMAGMRTVEEILNRAPDKYDITVFGAEPRVNYNRIMLSPLLSGEKDFDEIVINTPEWYTENNIHLYSGDPVVKIDRDRKVVISKSGTETEYDQLLLATGSDPIIIPVPGHKLDGVVTFRDVDDVDTMLGAAAKGGPAVVIGGGLLGLEAAVGLQSRGMDVTVLHLAGHVMERQLDPSAGYLLAQELERRGITVITEADTAEIVGSEHVTGVRLKDGRMIPADLVVMAVGIRPNGRLAADAGVAVERGIVVDDVMTTSDPAIFAVGECVQHRGQCYGLVAPLFEMAKSLADHMAEIETDGYTGSVTSTKLKVTGVDVFSAGDFSGGGETEEIVFRDAGRGVYKRIVLEDGKIKGAVLYGDTSDGGWYFQLMKDGEDVTELRDTLAFGQAFAGGSAGNPLDAVAALPDDAEICGCNGVCKGSIVAAISEKSLTTLDEVKGHTKASASCGSCSGLVENLLAATLGGDYQAATVKPICTCTDHDHDSVRRLIIAKNLKSMPAVMQELEWKSSDGCHVCRPALNYYLLAAWPGEYVDHGASRFINERVHANIQKDGTYSVIPRMWGGLTNPRELRAIADVADKFEIPTVKVTGGQRIDLLGVKKEDLPAVWADLNAAGMVSGHAYGKSLRTVKSCVGQEWCRFGTQMSMGMAVELEKMTWGSWMPHKFKMAVSGCPRNCAEATIKDFGVVATDGGWDLHVGGNGGIHVRATDLLCKVTTDDEVKEYCGAFIQLYREEARYLERTAPWIERVGMKHVQERVVDDEANRKALFERFMISQKTAQIDPWAERASEGVDAHEFTPLSMVAAE
- the nirD gene encoding nitrite reductase small subunit NirD; its protein translation is MSNNLTWVVVGPAANIPQQGARTLQTETDRIAIFRTLDDQIFALLDRCPHKQGPLAQGIVHGHFVTCPLHNMVFSLETGEAQGPDDGCAAKVECQVIDGIVRVGLTELQAGLRHAG
- a CDS encoding nitrate reductase; this translates as MQDEVKTTCPYCGVGCGLIISPTRDGWAVGGDPDHPANFGRICSKGAALIDTIMAEEQRDIRLLEPEVDGKQVSWNDAIGETAKRLRDTIDQHGPKSVAFYVSGQLLTEDYYVANKLIKGFIGSPHIDTNSRLCMASTVVGHKRAFGADVVPGCYEDLEIADLVILTGSNLAWCHPVLNQRLRTAKEKHGTKIVVIDPRRTASCDIADLHLPIKPGSDVALFNGLLAWLDQTRNTDLRYVARHVTGYEHAVAEARADCPDIETTAEKCGLDTHESADELGSGLGKLETFFNWFAAFERTVTVFSQGVNQSSSGSDKVNSILNCHLATGRVGKPGSNPFSVTGQPNAMGGREVGGLANQLAAHMNPNDPIDVDRVRRFWKSDVLEQGEGYKAVDMFRAIERGEIKAVWIMATNPAVSLPDADRVRLALSRCPLVIVSDVVNDTDTLRHADIKLPAAGWAEKSGTVTNSERRISRQRPFREALGNAKPDWWIMSEVAKAMGFGKAFKYKDPSDIFVEHAALSEFENDGTRAFDIGAWHKARKSVYDSMEPFQWPASRKSQPANGATRLYGDGIFTTSSGRAKMLGLTHSRPQSQTSREYPLIANSGRYRDQWHTMTRTGTAARLSAHRPEPLLEIHPKDAVLYGLSDGGIARIKSQHGTALMRVAITDAQTPGQVFVPMHWNDVFSAAGGIGRLQPPNVDPHSGQPESKHIPITLEPFSAKWQGLLFSSTPVDLSKLPYWVGATGPGSMVFEIAGDAPILFKSLLPITAGRDVEQIIEYSDANKGVHRFARLEGDRITGALFVGPDRPALGRDWVSNLFGANAIAPVERNALLAGRMPDAGAINDRLICSCFSVGLAAISKAISKQNAVTAIDIGRLLQAGTGCGSCVPEIKEILDDVLPRAAE
- a CDS encoding bifunctional precorrin-2 dehydrogenase/sirohydrochlorin ferrochelatase: MTYYRAPQNSTLNTTASRASTDQPDEKFAYFPAFVKVQGKKVVVLGGGEVAAGKLRLLLRSHADITVIAPEVCDDVANMHKTGQITWERAPFVDTMINGAIMVFDATDNPHLTKRVEAATKRRNILLNVVDKTAQCDFIVPAILDRAPIMITISTGACAPALARMLRQRLETVFPATLSNLAKIARDARETVAAHLNDSLSRQRFWTRFFQNALRTDNTGKVTPDDLAHELRTFVPQGSSATVPSGQSLQVTISANNAYDIPHGVAGNIETADIIFHDKDVAPDILALARRDATLISISPSTDKHGEIPDAGLAISKQIRFFTQQGMNVLRLCRN